A region from the Bradyrhizobium erythrophlei genome encodes:
- a CDS encoding SDR family NAD(P)-dependent oxidoreductase: MNKIDLNGRCAVVTGGAQGFGRAITERFVSSGAKVAIWDHDLPYAEKTAKEIGSSVIAFKVDVSDIAAVEQTRDATLKAFGKIDILVNNAGIAGVNKTVWETDLDEWRKVLRINLDGPFICCKAIVPSMVKEKYGRIVNIASIAGKEGNPNAAHYSASKAGLIALTKSLGKELAGYDIAVNAVTPAAAKTAIFDQLTQAHIDFMLSKIPKNRFVLVEELAAMVAWLASEDCSFSTGAVFDISGGRATY, from the coding sequence ATGAACAAGATCGATCTGAACGGCCGTTGCGCCGTGGTCACCGGCGGCGCGCAAGGGTTTGGGCGCGCGATCACCGAACGCTTTGTCAGTTCCGGCGCCAAGGTGGCGATCTGGGATCATGACCTGCCGTACGCCGAGAAGACGGCCAAGGAAATCGGCAGCTCCGTTATCGCGTTCAAGGTGGACGTGTCGGATATCGCCGCGGTCGAGCAGACCCGCGACGCGACGCTCAAGGCGTTCGGCAAGATCGACATCCTCGTCAACAATGCCGGCATCGCCGGGGTCAACAAGACGGTGTGGGAAACCGATCTCGACGAATGGCGCAAGGTGCTGCGCATCAATCTCGACGGACCCTTCATCTGCTGCAAGGCGATCGTACCTTCGATGGTCAAGGAGAAATACGGCCGCATCGTCAACATCGCCTCCATCGCCGGCAAGGAAGGCAACCCCAACGCGGCGCATTACTCGGCGTCGAAAGCCGGCCTGATCGCGCTGACCAAATCGCTCGGCAAGGAACTCGCCGGTTACGACATCGCCGTCAACGCGGTAACGCCGGCCGCGGCCAAGACCGCGATCTTCGACCAGCTGACGCAAGCGCATATCGACTTCATGCTGTCGAAGATCCCGAAGAACCGTTTTGTCCTGGTGGAAGAGCTCGCGGCGATGGTGGCGTGGCTGGCGTCGGAGGATTGCTCGTTCTCGACCGGCGCGGTGTTCGATATTTCCGGCGGGCGCGCGACGTATTAG
- a CDS encoding cell envelope integrity protein TolA, translated as MSDLDTESRSSRRLWIFAGLGALTLHLGGAALAIAHLNSVDLDEDLGAPAIEIGLEMTSPHLEPTDLPPGPDTEASVASPAIAEQKAELKETDLPKDTPTETEDPDRVVTPNDSKKPVEDDTKIAAVQAAASTESVAAEATATPSSENIPEGTRSVAPAQGTGESARRIRATWQKELIAHLDRHKRYPAERSLKSAEILVSFVLDRLGHVLSASVVKGSGDAAFDEAALAMVRKSDPVPRPPPTVADEGLNFTLPVIFRVKGKS; from the coding sequence ATGTCCGACCTCGATACTGAATCAAGATCGTCCCGGCGGCTGTGGATCTTCGCAGGCCTGGGCGCGCTCACGCTTCACTTGGGCGGCGCGGCGCTGGCGATCGCGCATCTCAATAGCGTGGACCTAGATGAGGACCTCGGTGCGCCTGCGATCGAGATCGGCTTGGAGATGACGTCGCCCCATCTGGAACCGACCGATCTGCCGCCGGGTCCGGACACCGAGGCGTCCGTGGCGTCGCCGGCGATCGCCGAACAGAAGGCCGAGCTGAAAGAGACCGACCTGCCAAAGGACACGCCGACGGAAACCGAGGATCCGGATCGGGTGGTGACGCCGAACGATTCCAAGAAGCCGGTGGAGGACGATACGAAAATCGCCGCGGTGCAGGCGGCGGCATCCACGGAATCGGTCGCGGCGGAGGCGACCGCGACGCCGAGTTCGGAAAATATTCCGGAAGGGACGCGCTCGGTCGCTCCGGCGCAGGGAACCGGCGAAAGCGCGCGGCGGATCCGCGCGACCTGGCAGAAGGAACTGATCGCCCATCTGGACAGGCACAAGCGCTACCCGGCGGAGCGTTCGCTGAAGAGTGCCGAGATACTGGTCAGCTTCGTGCTCGACCGGCTGGGACATGTATTGTCGGCCAGTGTGGTCAAGGGATCCGGTGACGCCGCGTTCGATGAGGCGGCGCTGGCGATGGTGCGAAAATCCGATCCGGTGCCGCGGCCACCGCCGACGGTCGCCGACGAGGGATTGAATTTCACCTTGCCGGTGATCTTCCGGGTCAAGGGAAAGAGCTGA
- a CDS encoding site-2 protease family protein yields MNISLYDLSVWVLPLIIAITFHEAAHGFVAHALGDNTAFDRGRVSFNPLVHIDPFGTLILPAMLLLAHSPFLFGYAKPVPVNFRALRNPRIDMVWVALAGPATNIALALAAALAFHILGFLPANAAQWVADNLKNTLLINVVLAVFNMLPIPPLDGGRVAVGLLPRALGASLARLEPFGMLILIGILILLPLAGSQFGLNLDIISTILQTMTGYVIQLLLVVTGNA; encoded by the coding sequence GTGAATATCAGCCTCTACGACCTGTCGGTCTGGGTACTGCCGCTCATCATCGCCATCACCTTCCATGAGGCCGCGCACGGCTTCGTCGCCCATGCCCTCGGCGACAACACCGCCTTTGACCGCGGCCGGGTCAGCTTCAATCCACTTGTCCATATCGATCCCTTCGGCACCCTGATACTGCCGGCGATGCTGCTGCTCGCCCATTCGCCGTTTCTGTTCGGCTATGCCAAGCCGGTACCGGTGAACTTTCGCGCACTTCGCAATCCCCGGATCGATATGGTCTGGGTGGCGCTGGCCGGCCCCGCCACCAATATCGCGCTGGCTCTGGCCGCCGCTTTGGCGTTCCATATCCTGGGCTTCCTGCCTGCGAATGCGGCGCAATGGGTCGCCGACAACCTCAAAAACACACTTCTCATCAATGTCGTGCTGGCGGTTTTCAATATGCTGCCGATACCTCCGCTGGACGGCGGCCGGGTCGCGGTCGGGCTGCTGCCGCGGGCGCTCGGCGCGTCCCTCGCCCGCTTGGAACCGTTCGGAATGCTGATCCTGATCGGAATTCTGATCCTGCTTCCGCTTGCCGGTTCGCAGTTCGGTCTAAATCTTGATATTATCTCAACCATACTGCAAACGATGACCGGCTATGTAATCCAACTGCTTCTGGTGGTCACCGGGAACGCGTAA
- a CDS encoding DUF2946 domain-containing protein, producing MGSQLALLALAIQFLLSFGHFHGGHASVASADATRQGLHDGIAFAADASDQAVSPANIPGPKVFGAKIVVPVRLKTSSDHAPLGHAGDDCAICAVMALANTMLDAAPPLLPSPHATAFSYKPIAARFAEPDPVRVAFQPRAPPTA from the coding sequence ATGGGATCGCAGCTCGCGTTGCTCGCGCTGGCGATCCAGTTTCTGTTGTCGTTCGGACATTTCCACGGCGGCCACGCGTCAGTTGCATCGGCGGATGCGACGCGGCAGGGACTGCACGACGGCATTGCTTTCGCGGCTGATGCATCGGACCAGGCCGTTTCACCTGCGAATATCCCTGGCCCGAAGGTCTTTGGTGCGAAGATCGTGGTCCCGGTCCGGCTGAAGACCTCTTCCGATCATGCGCCCTTGGGTCATGCCGGCGACGATTGCGCGATCTGCGCCGTCATGGCGCTGGCCAATACCATGCTGGACGCGGCACCACCTTTGCTGCCGTCGCCGCATGCGACCGCATTCTCCTACAAGCCTATCGCCGCACGCTTCGCCGAACCGGACCCGGTACGCGTCGCCTTCCAGCCGCGCGCGCCGCCGACCGCCTGA
- the exbD gene encoding TonB system transport protein ExbD, which translates to MAISLSDSDIDDDHDFAETHEINVTPFIDVILVLLIIFMVAAPLSTVDLPIDLPSSTATPQKKPDKPTYLTIKPDLALAVGENPVKRGDLVRTLDAMADSSKDRFIFLRADRAVPYGEMMDVLEILRAGGYSKIKLVALEGVPNADPPALETPKP; encoded by the coding sequence ATGGCCATTTCACTCTCAGACAGTGACATCGACGACGACCATGATTTCGCGGAAACCCACGAGATCAACGTCACGCCGTTCATCGACGTCATCCTCGTCCTTCTGATCATCTTCATGGTGGCGGCGCCGCTGTCGACCGTCGATCTTCCGATTGACCTGCCGTCCTCGACCGCGACCCCGCAGAAGAAGCCGGACAAGCCGACCTATCTCACGATCAAGCCCGACCTCGCGCTGGCGGTCGGGGAGAACCCGGTCAAGCGCGGTGATCTCGTGCGCACGCTGGATGCGATGGCAGACAGCAGCAAGGATCGCTTCATCTTCCTGCGCGCCGATCGCGCGGTGCCTTACGGCGAGATGATGGACGTGCTGGAGATTCTGCGCGCCGGCGGCTATTCGAAGATCAAGCTGGTGGCGCTGGAAGGTGTTCCGAACGCGGACCCACCGGCGCTGGAAACTCCAAAACCTTGA
- a CDS encoding IlvD/Edd family dehydratase: MNKPLTGVTRRKLRSSEWFNNPHNPGMTALYLERYLNYGLTRHELQSGKPIIGIAQTGNDLSPCNRHHLELAHRVREGIRAAGGIAMEFPTHPIQETGKRPTAALDRNLAYLGLVEILFGYPLDGVVLTTGCDKTTPACLMAAATVNLPAIVLSGGPMLNGWHKGERSGSGTVVWKAREQLAAGEIDYEEFMNIVASSAPSVGHCNTMGTASTMNSLAEALGMSLPGCAAIPAPYRERGQIAYETGARIVGMVWEDLKPSDILTRKAFENCIVVNSAIGGSTNAPIHINALARHVGVELEIDDWQKYGHDVPLLVNMQPAGFYLGEEYHRAGGVPAVVGELMRHKRIHEDAMTVNGRGMGDNCRDAPRPDGDVIWTYDKPLVKDAGFLVLRGNLFDSAIMKTSVISKEFRDRYLVNPKDPNAFEGRAIVFEGPEDYHARIDDASLDIDEHCILFVRGTGPIGYPGGAEVVNMQPPAALIKRGILSLPCIGDGRQSGTSGSPSILNATPEAAADGGLAILKTGDKVRIDLNKGSANILISDEEIKKRRAELKAKGGFPYPANQTPWQELYRSTVGQQATGACMEFATRYHDIAGKVGVARDNH; encoded by the coding sequence ATGAATAAGCCGCTTACCGGCGTCACTAGGCGCAAACTCCGCTCCAGCGAGTGGTTCAACAACCCCCATAACCCCGGGATGACCGCGCTCTATCTCGAGCGCTACCTCAATTACGGCCTGACCCGCCACGAACTGCAATCCGGCAAGCCGATCATCGGCATCGCGCAGACTGGTAACGATCTTTCGCCGTGCAACCGCCACCACCTCGAACTGGCGCACCGCGTCCGCGAGGGAATCCGCGCCGCTGGCGGCATCGCGATGGAGTTTCCGACCCATCCGATCCAGGAGACCGGCAAGCGTCCGACCGCGGCGCTCGATCGCAATCTCGCTTATCTTGGCCTTGTGGAAATCCTGTTCGGCTATCCCCTGGACGGCGTGGTCCTGACCACGGGCTGCGACAAGACCACCCCCGCCTGCCTGATGGCGGCGGCGACCGTCAATTTACCGGCGATCGTGCTGTCCGGCGGGCCGATGCTGAACGGCTGGCACAAGGGCGAGCGCTCGGGCTCGGGAACCGTGGTCTGGAAAGCCCGCGAGCAGCTCGCCGCGGGCGAGATCGACTACGAGGAGTTCATGAATATAGTGGCCTCCTCGGCGCCCTCGGTCGGCCATTGCAACACCATGGGAACCGCCTCGACCATGAATTCGCTGGCGGAGGCCTTGGGCATGTCGCTTCCGGGCTGCGCCGCGATCCCCGCCCCCTACCGCGAGCGCGGCCAGATCGCCTACGAAACAGGCGCCCGTATCGTCGGCATGGTCTGGGAGGATCTCAAACCCTCCGACATCCTGACGCGCAAGGCATTCGAGAACTGCATCGTCGTCAATTCGGCGATTGGCGGGTCGACCAACGCGCCGATCCATATCAACGCGCTCGCCCGCCATGTCGGCGTGGAACTCGAGATCGACGACTGGCAGAAATACGGCCATGACGTGCCGCTGCTGGTGAACATGCAGCCGGCCGGGTTCTACCTCGGCGAGGAATATCACCGTGCCGGCGGCGTGCCGGCGGTGGTCGGCGAATTGATGCGGCACAAGCGCATCCATGAAGACGCCATGACCGTCAACGGCCGCGGCATGGGTGACAACTGCCGCGATGCGCCCAGGCCCGACGGCGACGTGATCTGGACATACGACAAGCCGCTGGTGAAGGACGCGGGCTTTTTGGTCCTGCGCGGCAATCTCTTCGATTCCGCGATCATGAAGACCAGCGTCATCTCGAAGGAATTCCGCGACCGTTATCTGGTCAATCCCAAGGATCCGAACGCGTTCGAGGGACGCGCCATCGTGTTCGAGGGCCCGGAGGATTATCACGCGCGGATCGACGATGCCTCGCTCGATATCGACGAGCACTGCATCCTGTTCGTACGCGGCACCGGCCCGATCGGCTATCCCGGCGGCGCCGAGGTGGTGAACATGCAGCCGCCGGCCGCGCTGATCAAACGCGGCATCCTGTCCCTGCCCTGCATCGGCGACGGCCGCCAGTCCGGCACCTCGGGCTCGCCCTCGATCCTGAACGCCACGCCGGAAGCCGCTGCCGACGGCGGGCTCGCGATCCTCAAGACCGGCGACAAGGTTCGCATCGACCTCAACAAGGGCAGTGCGAATATTCTGATCTCGGACGAGGAGATCAAGAAGCGTCGCGCGGAGTTGAAGGCCAAAGGCGGCTTCCCCTATCCCGCCAACCAGACGCCGTGGCAGGAACTCTACCGCTCGACCGTCGGCCAGCAGGCCACCGGCGCCTGCATGGAGTTCGCCACCCGCTATCACGACATCGCCGGGAAAGTCGGCGTGGCGAGGGATAATCATTAG
- the exbB gene encoding tonB-system energizer ExbB — protein sequence MKRFSLRATLGVMNLGLMSALATLLLASPASAQQQGAAPAAQQAPALSQPATVPAQAAPAMQAPATSAAIPSAPVPAASDAPVSADTGGKALKSTGLHELSPWSMFLSADVLVKAVMIGLAFASLMTWTIFIAKMVELSVVQRKLRGALKKIGDARSLAEAQFALGAKDSVLSSLLAAAMREGRLSAGISSDAGIKERAASSFAEIVRAEARRIRLGMGVLATIGATSPFVGLFGTVWGIMNSFIGISKSQTTNLAVVAPGIAEALLATAFGLAAAIPAVIIYNHFSRVTKGYLELIGRASGAAARLLSRDLDRTHVSSLGSINSRAAE from the coding sequence ATGAAACGTTTTTCCCTTCGAGCGACTCTTGGCGTGATGAATCTCGGCTTGATGTCGGCGCTCGCGACACTGTTGCTTGCGTCGCCAGCATCCGCGCAGCAGCAGGGCGCAGCCCCCGCGGCGCAACAAGCTCCCGCGCTGTCGCAACCCGCGACCGTTCCGGCGCAAGCCGCGCCGGCGATGCAGGCTCCGGCGACATCGGCGGCCATTCCATCCGCGCCGGTGCCCGCAGCCTCGGACGCGCCGGTTTCCGCCGATACCGGCGGCAAGGCGCTGAAATCGACCGGGCTGCACGAGCTGTCGCCGTGGTCGATGTTCCTGTCGGCCGACGTCCTGGTCAAGGCCGTGATGATCGGGCTGGCCTTCGCCTCGCTGATGACCTGGACCATTTTCATCGCCAAGATGGTCGAGCTGTCGGTCGTGCAGCGCAAATTGCGCGGGGCCCTCAAAAAGATCGGCGATGCCCGCTCGCTGGCGGAAGCGCAGTTCGCGCTTGGCGCCAAGGACAGCGTGCTGTCGTCGTTGCTGGCCGCCGCAATGCGCGAGGGCAGGCTGTCGGCGGGAATTTCCAGCGACGCCGGCATCAAGGAGCGGGCGGCCTCGAGCTTTGCCGAGATCGTGCGCGCCGAGGCGCGGCGGATCCGGCTCGGCATGGGCGTGCTGGCGACCATCGGCGCGACGTCGCCCTTCGTCGGACTGTTCGGCACGGTGTGGGGCATCATGAACAGCTTTATCGGCATTTCGAAATCGCAGACCACCAATCTGGCCGTGGTCGCACCCGGCATCGCCGAGGCGCTGCTCGCCACCGCCTTCGGCCTCGCCGCGGCGATTCCGGCCGTCATCATCTACAATCACTTTTCGCGGGTGACGAAGGGTTACCTGGAACTGATCGGCCGGGCTTCGGGCGCGGCGGCACGGCTGTTGTCGCGCGATCTCGACCGCACCCATGTCAGTTCGCTCGGCAGCATCAATTCGCGCGCGGCGGAGTAG
- a CDS encoding TonB-dependent receptor, whose product MGQAIAPRSLRSVAAVNLVNETFENYSGRKVSAVAGLIAVASFSGAEAQQSNLPPVTVDAPVERPRPAMSKPTPDQIRARNALRRAARRTQPAQVAPVPFPNAGALSADRNPYADAAAPYKVDHLQASGKFPEPLLNTPKTVTVLSKEVLEDENATTLKQAILSTAGVTLGTGEGGNAFGDRFFIRGFDARNDIFLDGVRDAGVSVRENFFTEQVEILRGPGSSFAGRGTTGGAINIVSKQATNEKSFYNMDTTFGTDSTKRVVLDVNQVISPTLAVRAGGLFQDAGVAGRDYIKDDRNGGFVTAKWTPLDTVKLTAGYIHTELHGLPDFGVPYYRPSTSTTAGGPFPDFGANRNNFYGFVNRDFYRVGQDIGTINGEVQITPDLTLSDKVRVSRSTLNYIGTIPESPVLANPLSASTFTANPQSRYQITDVVANQTEATYKFATGGWKHTALGGVEVSRETASIDKYVGLSSEVTIGTPFTGSGSLSGISVFNPQATFLPFGSAALSGLPTNLGIDTKSVYLLDTANYNDLVILNGGIRYDDYSISTSGYGTVNGKANVFGSQAAEFGLPNFNLGLVLKPLPIASVYAAYATSSNPVGAEFDGTSSAYGGLAPTLNGAANQIFGPEKNTAIELGTKWELFDRHLLLTAALFQTEKDNARESQNVTAATATAACPYPANTTGSVSCISAGAAYRIRGIDLEAGGKITDKWSVFGGLVLMQSEVTKSLIPPGNTALYTTNVGLPLANVAHQSFSLLSKYQLTDVWELGGQAVYRSKMYGGTYLAANQGTSLPSYWRFDAFAEAKIDKNWTAKLFVANIFNKLYYDAFYQSAAPFVLVAPGRSASLVISARF is encoded by the coding sequence ATGGGTCAGGCAATAGCACCGAGGTCGCTGCGTTCAGTCGCCGCAGTGAACCTCGTCAACGAAACATTTGAAAATTATTCGGGACGAAAAGTCTCGGCGGTTGCCGGCCTGATCGCAGTCGCATCGTTCTCGGGCGCCGAAGCCCAGCAATCCAACCTGCCGCCGGTGACGGTCGATGCGCCGGTCGAACGGCCGCGCCCTGCGATGTCAAAGCCTACCCCGGATCAGATTCGGGCCCGCAACGCGCTGCGCCGCGCCGCGCGGCGGACGCAGCCGGCACAGGTCGCGCCGGTGCCGTTTCCCAACGCCGGCGCCCTGAGCGCCGACCGCAACCCCTACGCGGATGCCGCGGCGCCCTACAAGGTCGATCACCTGCAGGCATCGGGAAAATTCCCCGAGCCACTGCTGAACACGCCGAAGACCGTCACGGTGCTAAGCAAGGAGGTTCTGGAAGACGAGAACGCCACCACGCTGAAGCAGGCGATCCTCAGCACCGCCGGCGTGACGCTTGGCACCGGCGAGGGCGGCAACGCCTTCGGGGACCGCTTCTTCATTCGCGGCTTCGATGCCCGCAACGATATCTTCCTCGACGGCGTGCGCGACGCCGGCGTTAGCGTCCGCGAGAATTTCTTCACCGAGCAAGTCGAGATCCTGCGCGGACCGGGCTCGTCCTTCGCTGGCCGCGGAACCACCGGCGGGGCGATCAACATCGTCTCCAAGCAGGCGACGAATGAAAAAAGCTTCTACAACATGGACACCACGTTCGGCACCGACAGCACCAAGCGCGTCGTGCTCGACGTCAACCAGGTCATCAGTCCGACGCTGGCGGTGCGCGCCGGCGGATTGTTCCAGGATGCCGGCGTGGCGGGCCGCGACTATATCAAGGACGACCGCAATGGCGGCTTCGTCACGGCGAAATGGACGCCGCTCGACACCGTCAAATTAACCGCGGGCTATATTCACACCGAGCTGCACGGATTGCCGGACTTCGGCGTGCCGTATTACCGTCCGAGCACGTCCACTACCGCCGGCGGTCCGTTCCCGGATTTCGGCGCCAACCGCAACAATTTCTACGGCTTCGTCAATCGCGATTTCTACCGGGTCGGGCAGGACATCGGAACCATCAACGGTGAAGTCCAGATCACCCCGGACCTGACCCTGAGCGACAAGGTCAGGGTTTCCCGCTCGACGCTGAACTATATCGGCACGATCCCGGAGTCGCCGGTGCTTGCCAATCCGCTTTCGGCCTCGACCTTCACCGCCAATCCGCAAAGCCGTTATCAGATCACCGACGTCGTCGCCAACCAGACCGAAGCAACCTACAAGTTCGCCACCGGCGGCTGGAAGCACACGGCACTCGGCGGCGTCGAAGTCTCGCGTGAAACCGCCAGCATCGACAAATATGTCGGCCTGAGCTCGGAAGTGACCATCGGCACGCCGTTCACCGGCAGCGGATCGCTCAGCGGCATCAGCGTCTTCAATCCGCAAGCGACGTTTCTGCCGTTCGGATCGGCGGCGCTCTCGGGTTTGCCCACCAATCTCGGCATCGACACCAAGAGCGTCTATCTGCTGGACACCGCCAACTACAACGATCTCGTCATTCTCAATGGCGGCATCCGTTATGACGACTACAGCATCTCCACCAGCGGCTACGGCACGGTGAACGGGAAGGCGAACGTGTTTGGTTCGCAAGCCGCGGAGTTCGGTTTGCCGAACTTCAACCTCGGCCTCGTGCTCAAGCCGCTTCCGATCGCCAGCGTCTATGCGGCCTACGCGACCTCGTCGAATCCGGTCGGCGCCGAGTTCGACGGCACCAGCAGCGCCTATGGCGGGCTGGCGCCGACGCTCAACGGCGCCGCGAACCAGATTTTCGGGCCTGAAAAAAACACGGCGATCGAGCTCGGCACCAAGTGGGAGCTGTTCGACCGGCATTTGCTGCTGACGGCCGCGCTGTTCCAGACCGAAAAAGACAATGCGCGCGAATCGCAAAACGTCACTGCCGCTACCGCGACGGCGGCTTGCCCCTATCCGGCCAACACGACGGGCTCGGTGTCCTGCATCAGCGCCGGCGCGGCCTATCGCATCCGGGGCATCGATCTCGAAGCTGGCGGCAAGATCACCGACAAATGGAGCGTGTTCGGCGGACTCGTGCTGATGCAGTCGGAAGTGACGAAGTCGCTGATTCCGCCGGGCAATACAGCGCTGTACACGACGAACGTGGGGCTGCCGCTCGCCAACGTCGCGCACCAGTCGTTTAGCCTGCTGAGCAAATATCAGCTCACCGATGTCTGGGAACTCGGCGGGCAGGCGGTCTATCGGTCGAAGATGTATGGCGGCACCTATCTTGCCGCGAACCAGGGTACGTCGCTGCCGAGCTACTGGCGCTTCGATGCGTTTGCCGAGGCCAAGATCGACAAGAACTGGACCGCAAAACTGTTTGTCGCCAACATCTTCAACAAGCTCTATTACGACGCGTTTTACCAGAGCGCGGCGCCATTCGTTCTGGTGGCGCCAGGCCGCAGTGCCTCGCTGGTCATCTCGGCCAGGTTCTGA
- a CDS encoding SDR family oxidoreductase, which translates to MSDRLKGKRAFVTAGAAGIGRATAIAFAREGATVFATDIDEKGLATLAKEGVSEVARLDVCDTAAVNAMAKRVGPVDILFNAAGFVHHGTVLECSDEDWDFSFDLNVKSMHRTLRAFLPGMLEKGGGSIVNVSSAAGVFKAAPNRYVYGATKAAVAALTRAVAVDFITKGIRCNCICPGTIETPSMLDRAAAAGPQGREMFVSRQPMGRLGTAEEIAALAVYLASDESAFTTGVAHIIDGGWTL; encoded by the coding sequence ATGTCAGACCGCCTCAAGGGCAAACGCGCCTTCGTCACCGCAGGTGCGGCGGGCATCGGGCGTGCCACGGCCATCGCCTTTGCGCGCGAAGGCGCCACCGTGTTCGCCACCGACATCGACGAAAAGGGCCTCGCCACGCTCGCCAAGGAAGGCGTCTCCGAAGTGGCGCGGCTCGACGTGTGCGATACCGCCGCCGTGAATGCGATGGCCAAGCGTGTCGGCCCGGTCGATATCCTGTTCAACGCGGCGGGCTTCGTGCACCACGGCACTGTGCTGGAATGCTCGGACGAAGACTGGGATTTTTCCTTCGACCTCAACGTCAAGTCGATGCACCGCACGCTGCGGGCGTTCCTGCCGGGCATGCTGGAAAAAGGCGGCGGCTCGATCGTCAACGTCTCCTCGGCCGCCGGCGTGTTCAAGGCGGCCCCCAACCGCTACGTCTACGGCGCGACCAAGGCGGCGGTCGCAGCACTGACGCGCGCGGTAGCCGTCGATTTCATCACCAAGGGCATCCGTTGCAACTGCATCTGCCCCGGCACCATCGAGACGCCGTCGATGCTGGACCGCGCGGCGGCGGCGGGTCCGCAGGGGCGCGAAATGTTCGTCAGCCGCCAGCCAATGGGGCGACTCGGCACCGCCGAAGAAATCGCAGCCCTCGCGGTCTATCTCGCCAGCGACGAAAGCGCGTTCACCACCGGCGTCGCCCACATCATCGACGGCGGCTGGACGCTGTAG
- a CDS encoding Fe2+-dependent dioxygenase, translating into MMICVPQVLSKNEVADFRLLMDGHAWEDGRSTAGAQSADVKSNEQLPPDSELARKLGNRIISALTSSPRFVSAAVPLQIFPPLFNRYAAAGGHHFGIHVDNAVRGDRLSGLRIRTDLSVTLFLSEPSEYDGGELVVEDLYGSHEVKLPAGDLVLYPSSSLHMVTPVTRGMRVASFFWLQSMIRDAHARSMIFDLDTAIQELVQRLGRNDPETVKLTGIYHNLIRYWAEV; encoded by the coding sequence ATGATGATCTGTGTCCCCCAGGTCCTCAGCAAAAACGAGGTGGCGGATTTCCGCCTCCTGATGGATGGCCACGCGTGGGAAGACGGCCGTTCCACCGCGGGCGCGCAGTCGGCCGATGTCAAAAGTAATGAGCAATTGCCGCCGGACAGCGAACTGGCACGCAAGCTCGGCAACCGCATCATCTCGGCACTGACGTCCAGTCCGCGGTTCGTCTCGGCGGCGGTGCCGCTGCAGATCTTTCCGCCGCTGTTCAATCGTTATGCCGCCGCGGGCGGGCACCATTTCGGCATCCACGTCGACAACGCCGTGCGCGGGGATCGTCTCAGCGGCTTGCGGATCCGGACCGATCTGTCGGTGACGCTGTTTCTGTCGGAGCCTTCGGAATATGACGGCGGGGAACTGGTGGTCGAAGACCTCTACGGCTCCCACGAGGTCAAGCTGCCGGCCGGCGATCTCGTGCTTTATCCCTCGTCCAGCCTGCATATGGTGACGCCGGTCACCCGCGGCATGCGCGTGGCGTCGTTTTTCTGGCTGCAGAGCATGATCCGGGATGCCCACGCCCGCAGCATGATCTTCGATCTCGATACGGCGATTCAGGAACTGGTCCAGCGTCTCGGCCGAAATGACCCTGAAACGGTCAAATTGACGGGTATCTATCACAACCTCATTCGCTACTGGGCCGAAGTATGA